The sequence CAAGAAATTTTTACAGGAGTGTGACAAGAGAACGGGATTTTGGAGCGTATCGGGATCGAACCGATGACCTTCTGAATGCAAATCAGATGCTCTCCCAGCTGAGCTAACGCCCCGTTTCTTTATGGGCCTGACAAGACTTGAACTTGTGACCCCTCGCTTATCAAGCGAGTGCTCTAACCAACTGAGCTACAGGCCCGGGATACGAACAGTATTTTTCGAGAGGGGTCTATGGGCAATCTTTTTTTAAGATAATTTTAAGAAAGTAATCTGGAAAATTTAGAGAGAAATTTCCAAGATTAGATCATCTAACAAGAGTAATGCCTCTTGGTTCCATTGGAATACTCCCGCATCAATTGAACACAACCCTCTTTTTTCCCAACCTTCAATGGTTTTTAAATACTTTGGTTTTGTTTTTGCATCCAAATAAGTTTCTATAAAATCCAAATACCGAAAAGGAGAGAACAATCGAAATAATGTAAGACTGAGTTCGGTTCCCGGGTCGACAGGCTCATACTTTGTGTTGGTTTGTTTTTTTTGATAGAGATTTGAATTTCGTGGATTGCCATATCGATTTCCGGCAATCATTCCATGTGCTCCTGGCCCAATGCCTAAGTAAGGTTCATAAGTCCAATACTTCAAGTTGTGTAAGGATTCAAACCCAGGTTTTGCATAATTGGAAACTTCATACCACAAGTAAGCATGTTCCTTTAGTAAGTTTGGTAATTGTGTGAGGATATTTGATTGTGTATCTTCTTCAGGTTCTTTCTTTTTATGGTCCGAAACGTCTCGAGAATACTGGGTTCCTTTTTCTAAAGTTAAGGAATACAAACTCAAATGAGGTAATCCCGCTTCTAAAAAAAGGTTTAAATCTCTATAAAAAGATTCTTTGGAAACCCCTGGAATTCCATACATTAAATCGATTCCCACTCGTTTGATTGGAGAATGGGTGAGTACCTTCAGCAGAGATCCGTAACGATCGCCATCGTAATGGCGACCTAAAAATTCGAGTCCTTTCGGTTCTAAGGTTTGGACTCCCACATTCACTCGGTTGATTCCAATGGAATGGTATGCGGCAAGTAGATCGGAACTTAAATCTTCTGGATTCACCTCGATGGAAATCTCCGGATTGTCTGAAAAAGAAAACTCGGAACGTAAAAAATCTAAAAGTTCTTTCCAGTGTTTGGGCGAAGCTTTGGAGGGAGTGCCTCCACCAAAAAACACGGTATCGATGGTTCGATTTTTAATTTCAGGAAAATGATTTGTCCTATCTAAAATTTCCTTTTGGTAAGATTGGAAAAGCGACTTTTCGTCGTTAGCTG is a genomic window of Leptospira brenneri containing:
- the hemW gene encoding radical SAM family heme chaperone HemW codes for the protein MELLDKQSIWQVRNSYLGVYVHFPYCFKKCDYCDFYSEGIGPGPANDEKSLFQSYQKEILDRTNHFPEIKNRTIDTVFFGGGTPSKASPKHWKELLDFLRSEFSFSDNPEISIEVNPEDLSSDLLAAYHSIGINRVNVGVQTLEPKGLEFLGRHYDGDRYGSLLKVLTHSPIKRVGIDLMYGIPGVSKESFYRDLNLFLEAGLPHLSLYSLTLEKGTQYSRDVSDHKKKEPEEDTQSNILTQLPNLLKEHAYLWYEVSNYAKPGFESLHNLKYWTYEPYLGIGPGAHGMIAGNRYGNPRNSNLYQKKQTNTKYEPVDPGTELSLTLFRLFSPFRYLDFIETYLDAKTKPKYLKTIEGWEKRGLCSIDAGVFQWNQEALLLLDDLILEISL